The segment GACGCCGAAATCCCTGCCGATCTTGACGTGGTGGCTCCACTCGTAGTCGCTGCGCGCCAGCCAGCCGACCTGCAGGATCGCCATCTCGCGCAGCCGCGGGTCGAGCTTCGCCTTGAAGCGGATCCACTGGCCGAGGCCGGAGAAGGCGCGGGTCCCGCCGACGCTGTTGGACAGGGCGCGGTGCAGGTTGATCCGCCGCTTCAGGATCTCGCGGTCGGCTTCGGGCAGGTCTTCAGGGTCGTTGTAGCGGACGCGGGCCATGCGGCTCTCCTGCGGGGGCATTTCCGGAGAGGATCGTGCGCCGGCCGCCACTCCCTGTCCATGGCGGCTCGGTTGCCATGGGGGGCCGCCGGCGCTAAGTCCTGCGACAGTTCCTGCACATGCTTCGGAGTGAAACCCGTGACAGATTCCGCGTCGCCGGCCGGCCCGGTCACCATGCAGCTCGGCGAGACCTATCCGGAGATCCGCGAGTCGGTCCGCAAGCTCTGCGCCCAGTATCCGGGCGAATACTGGCGCGAGAAGGATCGGGAGCGCGCCTATCCGACGGAATTCGTCAACGCGCTGACCGAGTCCGGCTTCCTCGCTGTGCTGATCCCGGAAGAGTATGGCGGCGCCGGGCTGCCGATCTCGGCGGGCTGCGCCATCCTGGAGGAGATCCACGCCGCCGGCTGCAACGGTGCGGCATGCCACGCCCAGATGTACACGATGGGCACCGTGCTGCGACACGGCTCCGAGGAGCAGAAGCGGGAATACCTGCCGAAGATCGCCACCGGCGAACTGCGCCTGCAGGCGTTCGGCGTGACCGAGCCGACCAGCGGCACCGACACGCTGTCGCTGCGCACGACGGCGGTGCGCGAGGGCGACGAATACGTCGTCAACGGACAGAAGGTGTGGACCTCGCGCGCGCTGCAGTCGGACCTGATGCTGCTGCTCGCCCGCACGACGCCGAAGGACAAAGTGGCGAAGCGCACCGACGGCCTGTCGGTCTTCCTGGTCGACATGCGCAAGGTGCTGGGCAACGGCCTGGAGATCCGGCCGATCCGCGCGATGATCAACCACAACACCACCGAGGTGTTCTTCGACAACATGCGCATCCCGGCCTCCAGCCTGATCGGCGAGGAGGGGAAGGGCTTCCGCTACATTCTCGACGGCATGAACGCCGAGCGCATCCTGATCGCGCATGAGAGCCTGGGCGACTGCCGCTGGTTCATCGAGAAGTCCAGCAAGTACGCCTGCGAGCGCAACGTCTTCGGCCGCCCCATCGGACAGAACCAGGCGATCCAGTTCCCGATCGCGGAATCCTACGCCGCCAGCCAGGCTGCCGCGCTGATGGCGCGCAAGGCGGCGACGCTATCGGAGGAAAACCTGCCCTGCGGCGCCGAAGCCAACATGGCGAAGTACCTGGCGGCTGAGGCGGCCTGGAAGGCGGCCGACGTCTGCATGCAGACGTTCGGCGGCTTCGCCTATGCCGAGGAGTACGACGTCGAGCGCAAGTTCCGGGAGGCGCGGCTCTACCGGACGGCACCGATCTCGTCGAACCTGATCCTGGGCTTCATCGGCGAGCACGTGCTCGGCATGCCGCGCTCCTACTGAGCGACTGCGGCTTACGGCGGGTGGCAACCCGATAGTCTACCCCAAACAAATATCATTTTGAAGGTTAAAAATAGAGCGTAAATCGCGTTTCCTCTGAGTCTGAAATCAAGCCGTATTGGCGGGTCGGGCGGCAGTCGCCTCCCCGGCCGCGCCGAGCGTGTGCGGCGTGCGCGATCGCTCCGGTCAAACTCCCGATGTCAACGGGATCATTGCGACCTCTCCGGGCCTCCATCTCGTCTTGAGACGGCCGCGCGACGCATGCGTATTACCTGCGAGGGGACCTTCATGACTGACGCAAGCGTCAACGATCGATACCGCAACGAATACAGCCGCGAATTCGTGAAGCGGTGGGACGATCTGATCGGCTGGGACGGCCGTGCCGCCGGCGAAGCCGACTTCTTTCCGCGTCTGCTGGCTGCGCATGGCGCGCGCCAAGTCGTGGACATCGCCGCCGGCACCGGTTTCCATTCCGTGATGCTGGCCAACGCCGGGTTCGAGGTCACCGCGAGCGACGGCTCGCAGAACATGATCGAGCAGACCAAGGAGAATGCCAAGCGGCATGGCGTCAAGCTGGCCGACACGCGTTCCTGCGACTGGCGAAACCTCCACGAGGCGTTCGGCGAGGACAAGTTCGACGCGCTGGTGTGTCTCGGCAATTCGTTTACGCACCTTCAGGATCATGAGGCGCGACGCGACGCCCTGGAATCGATGTTCAGGGTCCTGAAGCCCGGCGGGATGCTGGTGATCGATCACCGCAACTACGACCGGATGCTCGACCAGGGCTTCAGTTCGAAGCATTCGTTTTACTACACCGGCGCCGGCGTCGACGCGCGCCCCGTCGAGCTCACGCGGACGAGGGCGAAGTTCCAGTATTCCTTCGCCGACGGTCAGAACTACCACCTGACCATGTACCCGCTGAAGGAGGGCTACATCGCGCATCTGCTCGAGGATTGCGGCTTCGTCGGCAACATGCGCTACGGCGATTTCGAGCGGCCGTTCGACCAGGGCGATGTCGACTTCATCCAGCAGATTGCGTTCAAGCCGCGCAAGGCGACCAACGGCGGCGGCGGCAAGCCCACGTCGCGCTCGGACATCGTCCGCGACACCCAGGCCTACTATGACGGTGCGGCGGACGAGATCTACCGCGAGATCTGGGGGGAGAACATCCACCTCGGCGTCTTCGACCGCGCGGACGAGGGGCTGCCCGAGGCGATGGTCCGCTCCAACGAGAAGCTCTCGGCGGAGCTCGGTCTGAAGAAGAGCGACTACGTGCTCGACGTCGGCTGCGGCTACGGCGCCGCCGCCCGCTTCCTCGCCGAGCGGTTCGGCTGCCGGGTGCTGGCGACGAACATCTCCGACCGCGAGCTGGCGCATGCCCGCGACCTGACCAAGGCACGCGGCCTCGACGACCGCGTGGATTACCAGTGGGCGGACTTCCACGACCTGCCGTTCCTGGCGGACAGCTTCGACTGCTACCTGTCGCAGGAGGCATTCCTCCACGCTGTCGACAAGGACGCGGTGCTGCGCGAGGCCCAGCGCGTGCTGAAGCCGGGTGGACGCCTGGTCTTCACCGACATCCTCGTTCGCCGCGGCACCTCGGACGAGGATCGCGCGAAGATCTCCGAGCGCGTCGGCTCGCCGGTCATGTGGGATGCGCCGGACTATGCCGAGGCCCTGCAGAAACTGGGCCTCACGATCGAGCGGCAGGAGGACATGTCCCAGCACGTCGCCCCGACCTACGGGTGGGTGCGCCGCGAGCTGGAGCGCCGCCGGCCCGAATTCGAGAAGCGGATCGGCAAGGAGCTGGTCGACAAGACGTCCGCCGCCCTGCAGTTCTGGGTGGATTCCGCCGAGGCCGGCCGGATCGGCTGGGGCTGGTTCGTCGCCCGCAAGTAGGTCCAGCCGGGCCCATTGCCCGTCCAGGTGCGTTTCGCGCGTTCCGCCGCTCGGCGGGGCGCGCGAACTTGCTCAGTACCGGTGGCGGCTGTAAGGTCCGCGACACATATAACGCCCGAAGCCGTCACTATTGCCGGGGAGAAGATTCATGATGCTCAAGGGCTCGCTCGTTGCGCTCATCACCCCCTTCAAGGACGGCAGGGTCGACGAGAAAGCGTTCCAGGACTTCGTCGAGTGGCAGATCGCGGAAGGCACCCACGGTCTGGTGCCGTGCGGTACGACCGGCGAATCGCCGACGCTGACCCACGACGAGCACAATCGCGTGGTCGAACTCTGCGTCGAGGTGGCGCGCGGACGCGTGCCGGTGGTCGCGGGGGCCGGGTCCAACTCGACCCAGGAGGCGATCTCCCTGGCGAAGCACGCCAAGGCCGCCGGTGCCGATGCGACGCTGGTCGTCACCCCCTACTACAACAAGCCGAGCCAGGAAGGGATGTACCGCCACTACAAGGCGATCCACGACGCCGTGGACATTCCGATGATCATCTACAACATCCCCGGCCGGTCGATCGTCGACATGACCGTGGAGACGATGGCGCGGCTCGCGGAACTTCCGAACGTCGTCGGCGTCAAGGACGCGACCAACGATCTGGCGCGTCCGACCCGGACGAAGATCGCCTGCGGCCCCGATTTCGTTCAGCTGTCCGGCGAGGATGGGACGTCGCTGGGCTATCTGGCCCAGGGGGGCATCGGCTGCATTTCGGTCACGGCGAACGTGGCGCCGAAGCTCTGCTCGATGATGCACGAGGCCTGGATGCAGAACGCCGTCCAGACAGCGCAGTCGATCAACGAGAAGCTGATGCCGCTGCACGAGGCGATGTTCTGCGAACCCTCTCCGGCGCCCGCCAAGTACGGCGCCAGTCTGCTCGGCAAGGCGAGCCCGGAGGTGCGGCTGCCGCTCGTATCGGCCACGCCGGCGGCGCAGGACCGCATTCGAAACGCGATGGCTCACGCGGGGCTCGTGTGAGCGCCATTCACCCTATGGGAGACTGAGACACCGCCATGGCACAGCAGCAGCCATCCGGTGCGCACCGGGTGGTCGCTCAGAACCGCCGGGCGCGCTTCGAATATACGATCGAGGAGACCTTCGAGGCCGGCATCATGCTGACCGGCAGCGAGGTCAAGTCGCTGCGCGGCGGACGCGCCAGCATCGCCGAATCCCACGCTGGAGATCGCGACGGGGAGATCTGGCTGCTCAACGCCCACATCCCGGAGTATCGCGGCGCCGGCGTCTTCGGCCATGAGACGCGGCGGCCGCGCAAGCTTCTGCTCCACAAGCGCGAGATCGCCAAGCTTCTCGGGGCCGTCCGGCGCGAGGGCGCGACGCTCGTACCGCTGTCGGTCTATTTCAACGACCGGGGGATGGCCAAGGTGCAGCTGGCGCTCGTCACCGGCCGCAAGAAAGCCGACAAGCGAGCGGCGGTGAAGGAGCGGGATTGGCAGCGCGACAAGGCCCGGCTACTCCGCGACCGGGGCTGACGCGCGGAGGCCGCCCGCTTTGGCCACCTACCTCTTGCGGTTGGCCGGGATGCGCCCATCTTAATCTCGTCATTCTGCTTGGGACTGCCGGCCTGCTAAGCCCATCGGGCCTCGATTGCTGCCGTTTCCACCTACAGTTTGATGCGTCGGACATCTGTACGGCGCCACTCGAATATCGGAGGACAGCAATGCCTGTCGGAACCGTGAAGTGGTTCAACAGCACCAAGGGTTACGGCTTCATTCAGCCGGACAACGGCGGCCCGGATGTGTTCGTGCACATCTCGGCGGTGGAGCGGGCCGGCCTGCGTGGCCTCAACGAGGGTCAGAAGGTCAACTTCGAGGAGCAGCGTGATCCCAAGCGCGGCAAGACCTCGGCGGAGAACCTGAAGGCGATCTGATTCGCCTCTGGTAAAGTCGCGGAAGGGGGTGCCGGGCAGCTGGTGCCCCCTTTCGCTTGATGTATGAAGCGTCCGCCTCACCCCGTGGGCAGGCCCGTGCGGGTGAGTGTTGAGGAGGCGGTGCCATGGCCTTCAAGCCGAACTACAAGCAGCAACGCAACGAGCGCGCCCGCAGCAAGGAAGAGAAGAAGAAGGAGAAGGCGGCGCGGAAGGCCGCGCGGACGACGGCCGACAATCCGGAAGGGCTCGAACTCCCGGAGGACGGTGAGACGGAGGACGACGGTGAGTCCGCGAACGGCGCGACGTCCGAAGAGCGCTGAGCCTTTCCAGGAGTAGCAACGATGGCACGCAAGAAGCAGCCGGTGGACAAGGGCTTCGTGCTCTTCGACGTCGTCTATCAGGACGGTACCCGGACCTCGAACAGGAAGGTGCCCAGTTCCGAGGTGGGGGGCCTCGACGGTGACGTGCCCGCCAAGGCTTTCATCGAGGCGCAGGACCGCAAGATCGCCGAGATGTCCAACAATCCGCGCGGTCCGATCAAGACGATGACGCGGTCGCCCGGCTGATCCCGACGGACCAGCCGGCTCAGGTCGCCTTCCGTCCGGGCGCCCACCCGGGCGGAGCCATTTCGAAGCCGGCGAACTCGAACGCCGGCGCCACGACACACCCGACCAGCGTCCACCGGCCGAGCGACCGCGCCGACTGCCAGGCGCCCTGCGGCACGACGACCTGCGGCTGGTCGCCGCGTCCGACATCCGCGCCGATGATGCGGCGGTCGAGCGTCTCGGCGTCCGTGGAGATGGCCAGTTCCAGCGGGTCGCCGCCGTGAAAGCACCAGATTTCATCGGCGTCGACGCGATGCCAGTGCGAGCGTTCTCCCGCCGCGAGCAGGTAGTAGATCGATGTCGCCGCGGCGCGCACGCCGGGCGGCGATGCCGCGCGGAAGATTTCCCGGAAATGGCCCCCTTCGGGGTGCGGCATCAGCCCGAGGGCGGCGATCATCTCATCGGCAGTCATCGACACTCACCTTCGGGCGACCGGGGGCCATACTAAGGTACTGCGATCGTATGTCCAACCGACCTCCCTGCAGCGAAACGGGGGGTGGTCGACGCCATGCGCGAAGTTGGGCATTCTGCGGGCAAGCGGCGCTCCGCCGCGCGGACGAGGCACACTCTGCCGGTCCGATTCCTCTAAACGGTCGTTGCGGTTCATGCAGGAACCGCTTGGGAGACAGGAATGCTCGATGTGAGAAAGCTCGCGCTCGCGGCGGTCGCGGGCGCAGCGCTCGTTGCCGGTGGCGCTTCGGCTCAGACGGTCGACGGGCCGAAGGTTAACTGGAAGTTCTCGACGTGGGGACCGCCGCGCGCCCAGACGGCGGGGATCGAGAAGGTCGCCGAGATCGTGAAGGAGCGGACCAACGGCAACTTCACCATCGACATCGGATTCGCCGAGCAGTACGCGCCGGCACGCGAGGGCCTGGACAGCATCAAGATCGGCGTTATCGACGGCGCGCAGATATCGGGCTCCTACCACCCCGGCAAGAACCCGGCCCTGAACGGACTCGAGATGCCGTTCCTGCCGCTGGGCGACCACGACGTCCGCATCGCGGTCCAGGAAGCCTACATGCAGCACCCCGTGCTGGTGAAGGAGATGGCCCGCTGGAACGCTGTCTTCTACGCGTCGGCGATTCTGCCCGCCTATGAGTTCTTCGGCGTCGGCGAGCCGCCGAAGGCACTGGAGGACTGGAAGGGACGCCGCGTGCGTGCGTTGGGCGGCATGGGCGATGCGATGCGCACGCTCGGCGCGGTGCCGACCACGGTGCCGGCCCCCGAAGTCTACAATGGTCTGGAGCGCGGGATCTTCGACGCAGCCTCGTTCCCGTACACCTACGCGCACATCTCCTATCGCCTGCACGAAGTGTCCAAGTGGTACACGTCGAATATGGCGCTGGGTGCCGCCAACGTGGTCGAGGTGCTGTCGAAATCCTCGTGGGACGCGCTGCCGAAGCAGTATCAGGATCTCCTGATCGAGGTGAAGGGGCCCCACTACGACACCCTGAAGGCGGCCTTCAAGAAGGCGGACGAAGCCAACCTGCCGATGCTCAAGGAGCGCGGCCTGATCGAGGTCCGCTACACCGACGAGCAGCGGGCGAAGCTGATCGAGATGGGCGCACAGCCGGTCTGGGATAAGTGGGTCGCCGAGGCGACGCCGAAGGGCGTGCCGGCTCAGGAACTGCTGGATCTCATCTTCGAGACGGCGAAGAAGGCGTCCAAGTCCTGACGAGAGGCCGGGGAGGGCGGGCGACCGCTCTCCCCGAAGCGTCACTGCATCTCTGACCTGACCTGCTGCCGCAGGGTGTCGATCGGCTCCAGCCTCCCGTCCTGGTGCTCGACGCACCAGAAGGACCAACCGTTGCAGGCGGGCGCGCCCTGGACCAGGGCACCGACCTGATGGATGGAGCCGCGGTGTTCGGCCGCGATCAGAGAACCGTCCGCGCGTACCTTCGCCGTCCAGCGCCGCGCCGGATCGGTCAGCACGGTGCCGGCGCGGATCAGCCCGCGCTCCAGCAGCGAACCGAACGGCACGCGGGGGGCATCGCGTTTGGACGGGCTCGACAGCAGGCTCAACTCGGCATCGGGCTCGATGTCGCGGATCCGCTCTTCGGCGATCGCCGCGTAGGTGGCGTCGCGCTCGATGCCGATGCAGCGCCGACCCAGTCGCCTGGCGACCGCCCCGGTCGTTCCGGAGCCGAAGAACGGATCGAGGATGACGTCGCCGGGCTGCGTCGCCGCGAGAATGGTTCGATAGAGGAGCGATTCGGGCTTCTGCGTCGGGTGGGCCTTGCGCCCGTCGACCTTCAGGCGCTCGCCGCCGGAGCAGATCGGCAGCAGCCAGTCGCTGCGCATCTGCAGCTCCTCGTTCAGCGCTTTCATTGCCGCATAGTTGAACGTATGGCGGCTGCCCGCGTCGCGCGCCGACCAGATCAGCGTCTCATGGGCATTGGTGAAGCGCCGGCCGCGGAAGTTCGGCATCGGGTTGGTCTTGCGCCACACGATCTCGTTCAGGATCCAGTAGCCGAGATCCTGAAGCGTGGCACCAACGCGGTAAATGTTGTGGTACGTCCCGATCACCCAGATGGTGCCGTTCGGCTTGAGCACCCGCCGCGCCGCCGTCAGCCAGGCCCGGCTGAACCGGTCGTAGGTCTCGAAGTCCGGAAACCGGTCCCAGGCGTCGTCGACGCCGTCGACGACCGTATGATTCGGCCGGCGCAGTTCGCCCCGCAGCTGAAGGTTGTACGGCGGATCGGCGAAGATCATGTCGACCGATCCGGGCGGCAGGCCGTCCATCGCCGCGACGCAGTCGCCTACGATGATCCGGCAGTCGTGAGTGTCTCGAGTTCCCCCCATGGGAAGGCATCCTGAGTCACCCGAGTCGCCACGTCAATCTCATTCGGATTCAGCGCGTTACGAACGGGGGCGAACGAGCGCCGGTGATGCGCCGTGACACCCAGGCGGACGAGGGCCGCGCAATGCTCGGCCGTGCCGTACCCGACGTTGGTTTCCCAGCCGTATCCGGGGTGCTCCATCGCCAGTGCGGTCATCAGGCGGTCGCGCGTGACCTTCGCGACGATCGACGCGGCGGCGATCGAGATGCACAGGCGGTCGCCGCCGATCACCGTCTCCGCGGCACAGGGCAGCGGCGGCGCCATGTTGCCGTCAACGAGCACGAGCACCGGGCAAGGTGCGAGCGCCGCCACGGCCCGGTGCATCGCCATGAAGGTCGCGCGCAGGATGTTGTGCCGGTCGATCTCCGCGACGTCGGCGATGCCGACGCCCACGTCGGCGGTGCCGCAGCCGCGCATGTCCTGGATGGCGTCGAACATCGCCTCGCGCCGCTCGCGCGTCAGCCGCTTCGAATCGTCAATCCCGTCGCGCACCGCCTTCGGCAGGCGCACGCTGCGGAAGGCGACCGCCGCGGCGACGACGGGGCCGGCCAGCGGGCCGCGGCCGGCTTCGTCGATTCCCGCGACGGGGCCGCCGGCAAAGCGGCGAGACAGGCGGCGTTGCAGGGCAAAGTCGGGCATTCTGCCGTGGTTGCGCGTCAGAAGGGCAGGGCGATCTGATCCCCGGGAGCGGGGGGACGTCGGAAGCGCGAAGTGTCGAGAACATAGTCGCGCTTGTCCAGCCCGAGCCTGGCGCAGGCGATCCGGAAGCGTCGTTCGATCAGGTCGGCGATCGGCCCTTCGCCGCGCATCCGCTCGCCGAACCTGTCCTTGTAGAGTGCGCCGCCGCGCGTCTGGCGGACAAGGCTGAGCACGCGCGCCGCCCGGTCCGGGACATGCGTCTCCAGCCATTCACGGAAGAGGTCGCGAATCTCCAGCGGCAGCCGCAGCAGGATGTAGCCGGCCTTGCTCGCACCGGCGCCGGCCGCCGCTGCCAGGACGGATTCGAGTTCGTGGTCGTTCAGGCCCGGGATCATCGGTGCCACGTTG is part of the Constrictibacter sp. MBR-5 genome and harbors:
- a CDS encoding methyltransferase domain-containing protein, with product MTDASVNDRYRNEYSREFVKRWDDLIGWDGRAAGEADFFPRLLAAHGARQVVDIAAGTGFHSVMLANAGFEVTASDGSQNMIEQTKENAKRHGVKLADTRSCDWRNLHEAFGEDKFDALVCLGNSFTHLQDHEARRDALESMFRVLKPGGMLVIDHRNYDRMLDQGFSSKHSFYYTGAGVDARPVELTRTRAKFQYSFADGQNYHLTMYPLKEGYIAHLLEDCGFVGNMRYGDFERPFDQGDVDFIQQIAFKPRKATNGGGGKPTSRSDIVRDTQAYYDGAADEIYREIWGENIHLGVFDRADEGLPEAMVRSNEKLSAELGLKKSDYVLDVGCGYGAAARFLAERFGCRVLATNISDRELAHARDLTKARGLDDRVDYQWADFHDLPFLADSFDCYLSQEAFLHAVDKDAVLREAQRVLKPGGRLVFTDILVRRGTSDEDRAKISERVGSPVMWDAPDYAEALQKLGLTIERQEDMSQHVAPTYGWVRRELERRRPEFEKRIGKELVDKTSAALQFWVDSAEAGRIGWGWFVARK
- a CDS encoding acyl-CoA dehydrogenase family protein is translated as MQLGETYPEIRESVRKLCAQYPGEYWREKDRERAYPTEFVNALTESGFLAVLIPEEYGGAGLPISAGCAILEEIHAAGCNGAACHAQMYTMGTVLRHGSEEQKREYLPKIATGELRLQAFGVTEPTSGTDTLSLRTTAVREGDEYVVNGQKVWTSRALQSDLMLLLARTTPKDKVAKRTDGLSVFLVDMRKVLGNGLEIRPIRAMINHNTTEVFFDNMRIPASSLIGEEGKGFRYILDGMNAERILIAHESLGDCRWFIEKSSKYACERNVFGRPIGQNQAIQFPIAESYAASQAAALMARKAATLSEENLPCGAEANMAKYLAAEAAWKAADVCMQTFGGFAYAEEYDVERKFREARLYRTAPISSNLILGFIGEHVLGMPRSY
- a CDS encoding ribonuclease HII, whose translation is MPDFALQRRLSRRFAGGPVAGIDEAGRGPLAGPVVAAAVAFRSVRLPKAVRDGIDDSKRLTRERREAMFDAIQDMRGCGTADVGVGIADVAEIDRHNILRATFMAMHRAVAALAPCPVLVLVDGNMAPPLPCAAETVIGGDRLCISIAAASIVAKVTRDRLMTALAMEHPGYGWETNVGYGTAEHCAALVRLGVTAHHRRSFAPVRNALNPNEIDVATRVTQDAFPWGELETLTTAGSS
- the dctP gene encoding TRAP transporter substrate-binding protein DctP — translated: MLDVRKLALAAVAGAALVAGGASAQTVDGPKVNWKFSTWGPPRAQTAGIEKVAEIVKERTNGNFTIDIGFAEQYAPAREGLDSIKIGVIDGAQISGSYHPGKNPALNGLEMPFLPLGDHDVRIAVQEAYMQHPVLVKEMARWNAVFYASAILPAYEFFGVGEPPKALEDWKGRRVRALGGMGDAMRTLGAVPTTVPAPEVYNGLERGIFDAASFPYTYAHISYRLHEVSKWYTSNMALGAANVVEVLSKSSWDALPKQYQDLLIEVKGPHYDTLKAAFKKADEANLPMLKERGLIEVRYTDEQRAKLIEMGAQPVWDKWVAEATPKGVPAQELLDLIFETAKKASKS
- a CDS encoding cupin domain-containing protein, with the translated sequence MTADEMIAALGLMPHPEGGHFREIFRAASPPGVRAAATSIYYLLAAGERSHWHRVDADEIWCFHGGDPLELAISTDAETLDRRIIGADVGRGDQPQVVVPQGAWQSARSLGRWTLVGCVVAPAFEFAGFEMAPPGWAPGRKAT
- the smpB gene encoding SsrA-binding protein SmpB, whose product is MAQQQPSGAHRVVAQNRRARFEYTIEETFEAGIMLTGSEVKSLRGGRASIAESHAGDRDGEIWLLNAHIPEYRGAGVFGHETRRPRKLLLHKREIAKLLGAVRREGATLVPLSVYFNDRGMAKVQLALVTGRKKADKRAAVKERDWQRDKARLLRDRG
- a CDS encoding cold-shock protein: MPVGTVKWFNSTKGYGFIQPDNGGPDVFVHISAVERAGLRGLNEGQKVNFEEQRDPKRGKTSAENLKAI
- the dapA gene encoding 4-hydroxy-tetrahydrodipicolinate synthase, which codes for MLKGSLVALITPFKDGRVDEKAFQDFVEWQIAEGTHGLVPCGTTGESPTLTHDEHNRVVELCVEVARGRVPVVAGAGSNSTQEAISLAKHAKAAGADATLVVTPYYNKPSQEGMYRHYKAIHDAVDIPMIIYNIPGRSIVDMTVETMARLAELPNVVGVKDATNDLARPTRTKIACGPDFVQLSGEDGTSLGYLAQGGIGCISVTANVAPKLCSMMHEAWMQNAVQTAQSINEKLMPLHEAMFCEPSPAPAKYGASLLGKASPEVRLPLVSATPAAQDRIRNAMAHAGLV
- a CDS encoding site-specific DNA-methyltransferase — encoded protein: MGGTRDTHDCRIIVGDCVAAMDGLPPGSVDMIFADPPYNLQLRGELRRPNHTVVDGVDDAWDRFPDFETYDRFSRAWLTAARRVLKPNGTIWVIGTYHNIYRVGATLQDLGYWILNEIVWRKTNPMPNFRGRRFTNAHETLIWSARDAGSRHTFNYAAMKALNEELQMRSDWLLPICSGGERLKVDGRKAHPTQKPESLLYRTILAATQPGDVILDPFFGSGTTGAVARRLGRRCIGIERDATYAAIAEERIRDIEPDAELSLLSSPSKRDAPRVPFGSLLERGLIRAGTVLTDPARRWTAKVRADGSLIAAEHRGSIHQVGALVQGAPACNGWSFWCVEHQDGRLEPIDTLRQQVRSEMQ